One region of Exiguobacterium acetylicum genomic DNA includes:
- a CDS encoding LCP family protein, with product MISFLVVLVGGGATFAYVAYKTFQTANDANVDLARGDKSEKREAAIDLTKDHFSVLLVGTDERPGDTSSRADTMIVATFNKDDQTVDMVSIPRDSLVEIPSVGYEDKINHSYAFGGIDSTIETVETLLDIPIDYYASINFNGVVAIVDALGGIDVDVKLPIDTLDSSDKRNGVKLEPGQQTLNGEEALAYARMRYQDPEGDIGRTKRQQQIVEAIIDQSTSFGSITKLNTLMDATGDNFRTNMSLTEAFQLQPFIKKIGSINRIDLKGTDTKINGVYYYQLDQTSLADAKTTLKEQLNLPIDETTDSITSEAADDSFTPSN from the coding sequence GTGATCAGTTTTCTGGTCGTGCTCGTCGGTGGAGGTGCAACCTTCGCTTACGTCGCGTATAAGACGTTCCAGACCGCAAACGATGCAAATGTCGATTTAGCACGCGGTGACAAGTCCGAGAAACGAGAAGCTGCCATTGACTTGACGAAAGATCACTTTTCCGTTCTGCTCGTCGGAACGGATGAACGACCTGGCGACACCTCATCCCGTGCTGATACAATGATTGTCGCGACATTCAACAAGGACGATCAGACCGTTGACATGGTCAGCATTCCCCGTGATTCACTCGTCGAAATCCCTTCTGTCGGTTACGAGGATAAAATCAACCACTCTTATGCCTTTGGGGGCATCGATTCAACGATTGAAACGGTCGAGACGTTGCTCGATATTCCAATCGATTATTATGCATCGATCAACTTCAATGGTGTCGTCGCGATCGTCGACGCATTAGGCGGCATCGATGTCGATGTCAAGTTACCGATCGATACACTCGATTCATCCGATAAGCGCAACGGCGTTAAATTGGAACCGGGTCAACAGACGTTGAACGGAGAGGAAGCGCTCGCCTATGCCCGAATGCGTTATCAAGATCCTGAAGGAGATATTGGTCGGACAAAACGGCAACAACAGATCGTCGAAGCCATTATCGATCAGTCGACATCCTTCGGTTCAATCACCAAACTAAATACCCTGATGGACGCGACGGGAGACAATTTCCGGACGAACATGTCGTTGACGGAAGCGTTCCAACTGCAACCGTTCATCAAAAAAATCGGTTCCATCAACCGAATCGATCTTAAAGGAACGGACACGAAAATTAACGGGGTCTATTACTACCAGCTTGATCAAACTTCATTGGCTGACGCGAAGACGACATTGAAGGAACAACTCAATTTGCCAATTGATGAGACGACAGACAGCATCACGTCGGAGGCTGCAGATGATTCGTTCACTCCAAGCAACTGA
- a CDS encoding GNAT family N-acetyltransferase encodes MIRSLQATDHASLLEVQRRAYQIEAALLNATDFPPLRETIDEIDVEAPIGFVYVIDDDMVGAVTINDGTITRLVVDPPYFRQGIAQSLLHHVMERHHTRHVMTGARNLPALSLYTRFGFTEVRREWRSGIELIFLTRT; translated from the coding sequence ATGATTCGTTCACTCCAAGCAACTGATCATGCGTCACTACTGGAAGTACAACGTCGCGCTTATCAGATAGAAGCCGCATTACTCAATGCGACTGATTTCCCGCCCTTACGCGAAACGATCGATGAGATCGACGTTGAAGCGCCGATCGGTTTCGTTTACGTCATTGATGACGACATGGTTGGTGCTGTTACGATTAATGACGGGACGATCACTCGACTCGTCGTGGATCCGCCATACTTCCGTCAAGGAATCGCACAATCCTTGCTGCATCACGTGATGGAGCGACATCACACAAGACACGTCATGACCGGTGCACGTAATCTGCCAGCGCTTTCGCTCTACACTCGTTTCGGCTTCACGGAAGTCCGGCGCGAGTGGCGTAGCGGAATCGAACTTATCTTTTTAACACGCACCTGA
- the chrA gene encoding chromate efflux transporter gives MHRLIEIFLVSLKLGLTSFGGPVAHLGYFYEEYVKRKKWIDEKAYADLVALCQFLPGPASSQVGMGIGLIRGGVAGAIISFVGFTLPSSIALILFAILATQFDVAEAGFIHGLKLVAVAIVADAVLGMGMKLATGVKRMTLMLLALAGVLLIAHPLAQVSVLLLAGLLAFFWFKEETETGGSLSIRVPRLFSISALVLFFVLLAVTPFLAQSATGTVQLTSIMYSAGALVFGGGHVVLPFLEQTLVPGLMNTDTFLAGYAAAQAVPGPLFTFATYLGTIVSGVSGGLLATLAIFLPGFLLVIGVLPYWDRIRKNQAVGRMLIGVNAAVVGILLAALYDPIFTSSIKSGLDFLIAFGLFCLLRFYKQSPLRIVLIGAALGFLFF, from the coding sequence ATGCATCGTTTAATTGAAATCTTTCTTGTATCGCTTAAGCTCGGATTGACGTCGTTCGGAGGTCCGGTCGCCCATCTCGGGTATTTTTATGAAGAATATGTCAAACGGAAAAAATGGATTGATGAGAAAGCGTATGCTGACTTAGTAGCGCTCTGTCAATTCCTCCCGGGTCCCGCTTCGAGTCAGGTCGGAATGGGAATCGGTCTGATTCGTGGAGGTGTAGCAGGGGCAATCATTTCCTTCGTCGGCTTTACGTTGCCGTCGAGTATCGCTTTGATTCTCTTCGCGATTCTTGCGACACAATTCGATGTCGCGGAAGCCGGATTCATTCATGGCTTGAAACTCGTCGCTGTCGCAATCGTTGCTGACGCCGTCCTTGGCATGGGAATGAAACTTGCGACAGGCGTCAAACGGATGACGTTGATGCTATTAGCGCTAGCAGGCGTACTCTTGATCGCACATCCACTGGCGCAAGTTAGTGTCTTGTTGCTCGCAGGTCTTCTTGCGTTCTTCTGGTTCAAAGAAGAGACGGAGACGGGTGGATCCTTGTCGATTCGCGTACCACGCCTATTTAGCATCTCAGCACTCGTCTTATTCTTCGTCTTACTTGCCGTCACACCGTTTCTCGCGCAATCTGCGACGGGAACCGTCCAACTGACGAGTATCATGTACAGTGCTGGTGCCCTTGTTTTTGGTGGCGGACATGTCGTCTTGCCATTCCTTGAGCAGACACTCGTACCTGGGCTGATGAACACGGATACGTTCCTTGCTGGTTACGCTGCTGCACAGGCGGTACCGGGACCACTCTTTACGTTCGCGACGTATCTCGGTACGATCGTCTCTGGTGTATCCGGTGGTCTTCTTGCGACGCTCGCCATCTTCCTGCCAGGATTCCTACTCGTCATCGGTGTTTTACCGTACTGGGATCGTATTCGGAAGAATCAAGCAGTCGGACGCATGTTGATTGGCGTCAATGCTGCCGTTGTTGGTATCTTGCTTGCTGCTCTTTATGATCCAATCTTTACGTCAAGTATCAAAAGTGGTCTTGATTTCTTGATTGCCTTCGGTTTGTTCTGTTTACTTCGTTTTTATAAACAGTCGCCGTTACGAATCGTGTTAATCGGAGCCGCTCTCGGATTTCTTTTCTTCTAA
- a CDS encoding DUF418 domain-containing protein has product MNQSLNQRIVYLDVLRGFALCGILFVNMPSFLGDRPNAMMGEMDQSIRLIFDLFIQTKFYTLFSVLFGAGFYLFINRLRQRGLPMTIFARRLGILLIIGLLHLLVWQGDILHTYALTGFILLLFAKTKPVTKLLFAIAFQIYALLLYLLIFFGARQLGDAPVVELDKTLQSFVASRDLLGFLSHHATVQLPEALMNSGVIWPEILSLFLIGAYLMERFSAAPPTNRFLWWTLGISLLLTLPSFAGIIQAHADVPDGSINLFYVWLSGRTLAITYACAVALLVRAGRMQWFAGLGRMALTNYLMHTVVFTVFVFFSGQHGTTPLWQGLLLVFLLLIAQGVASNRYLQSHPQGPMEKLWRKGTYGKKNR; this is encoded by the coding sequence ATGAATCAATCATTGAATCAACGCATCGTCTATTTGGATGTGTTGCGTGGTTTTGCATTATGTGGGATTTTATTCGTCAACATGCCGAGTTTTCTCGGTGATCGACCGAATGCGATGATGGGGGAGATGGATCAATCGATTCGTCTTATTTTCGATCTCTTCATCCAGACGAAATTCTATACCCTGTTTAGTGTTCTTTTTGGAGCCGGTTTTTATCTGTTCATCAATCGGTTGCGACAACGTGGTCTACCGATGACGATCTTCGCAAGGCGTCTCGGAATTCTGCTCATCATTGGTCTTTTGCACCTGCTCGTCTGGCAGGGAGATATCTTACATACGTATGCGTTGACGGGTTTCATTTTGTTATTATTCGCCAAAACAAAGCCGGTCACGAAACTCTTGTTTGCGATAGCATTTCAAATCTATGCCCTTTTGCTCTACCTGCTTATTTTCTTTGGGGCTCGTCAACTCGGCGACGCTCCCGTCGTCGAACTGGATAAGACACTTCAGTCGTTCGTCGCATCGCGCGATCTTCTCGGATTTTTATCACATCACGCGACAGTTCAATTACCGGAAGCCCTCATGAATTCCGGTGTCATTTGGCCAGAAATTCTATCGCTGTTCTTGATTGGAGCCTATTTGATGGAACGCTTCAGCGCAGCGCCACCGACGAATCGTTTCCTGTGGTGGACGCTCGGGATTAGCTTATTACTGACACTTCCATCGTTCGCTGGAATCATACAAGCACATGCTGACGTACCAGACGGATCCATCAATCTATTTTACGTCTGGCTCTCAGGACGCACGCTTGCGATCACCTATGCTTGTGCCGTCGCGCTACTCGTTCGTGCTGGACGCATGCAATGGTTTGCTGGACTGGGACGGATGGCGTTGACGAATTACTTGATGCATACAGTCGTCTTTACCGTGTTCGTCTTCTTCAGTGGACAACATGGAACGACACCGTTATGGCAAGGACTGTTACTCGTTTTCCTGCTTTTGATCGCACAAGGTGTTGCTTCAAACAGATATCTCCAGTCTCATCCACAAGGTCCCATGGAGAAATTGTGGCGAAAAGGGACTTATGGAAAGAAAAACCGTTGA
- a CDS encoding glycosyltransferase family 4 protein: MLWTASIVCFIAALLITPVVKRFAIAVGAVDSPDARKVHVRIMPRLGGLAIYIAFMIGYFILQPSSPYATHILVGGFVIILTGALDDRFQLNARLKLMGQIVAAVIVLNGGIRIEFINLPFDQQLYLGWWSVPLTFLWVIGITNAVNLIDGLDGLAAGVSSIVLLTLISLAVIQGNVYVTIVAILLLMSTFGFLFHNFYPAKIFMGDTGALFLGYMLGVLSLLGFKNVTLFSLAVPVILLGIPISDTLFAIVRRVLQGKPPFAPDKAHLHHRLLDLGFTMRQAVLVIYGLCAIFGMTAILFSQTNSIGALVSLVMLLLVLDILVESLGLLGERYRPLLNLLERFTSK; the protein is encoded by the coding sequence ATGTTATGGACTGCGTCCATCGTCTGTTTTATCGCCGCCTTACTGATCACACCCGTCGTGAAACGCTTTGCGATTGCAGTCGGTGCCGTTGACAGTCCGGACGCGCGAAAAGTACACGTCCGAATCATGCCGCGACTTGGCGGATTAGCGATCTATATCGCCTTCATGATCGGTTATTTCATCTTACAACCTTCGAGTCCGTATGCGACGCACATTTTAGTCGGTGGGTTCGTTATTATTTTGACCGGTGCACTGGATGATCGATTCCAACTCAATGCTCGTTTGAAGCTGATGGGGCAAATCGTTGCTGCCGTCATCGTCCTAAACGGTGGGATCCGAATCGAGTTCATCAATCTACCGTTCGACCAGCAGTTATATCTCGGATGGTGGAGTGTTCCGCTGACGTTCCTTTGGGTCATCGGGATCACGAATGCCGTCAACTTGATTGATGGACTAGACGGGTTAGCAGCGGGTGTCTCGAGTATCGTCTTGTTGACATTGATCAGTCTTGCCGTCATTCAAGGAAACGTCTACGTGACGATCGTCGCGATTCTCTTATTGATGAGTACGTTCGGTTTTCTGTTTCATAACTTCTACCCAGCGAAGATTTTCATGGGTGATACCGGTGCCTTGTTCCTCGGCTATATGCTTGGTGTGTTATCACTCCTTGGATTCAAGAACGTGACGTTGTTCTCGCTTGCCGTTCCGGTCATTTTGCTTGGGATCCCGATTTCCGACACGTTGTTTGCGATCGTTCGACGGGTATTGCAAGGAAAACCACCATTTGCGCCGGATAAGGCCCATCTGCATCACCGATTGCTTGATCTCGGCTTTACGATGCGCCAAGCCGTGCTCGTCATCTATGGACTCTGTGCCATCTTCGGAATGACGGCGATTCTGTTCTCGCAGACGAATTCGATCGGTGCCCTCGTCTCACTCGTCATGCTGTTGCTCGTTCTTGACATTCTCGTCGAGTCGCTCGGTTTGCTTGGCGAACGTTATCGACCATTGTTGAATTTGTTGGAACGTTTTACATCGAAATAA
- a CDS encoding Rok-like winged helix domain-containing protein, whose product MGNSEHIYRELMEIEEEYRRLQRRAEYLISELSRGTGEHSQEVAVTHERPLKQRRVNQRYPLEVYVHQISDLMRERESMTARDIQMELELRYRHQISNIYQLMAKVEQANPAIKKVGRGIYTYDPAAEVPIFM is encoded by the coding sequence ATGGGTAACAGTGAACATATCTACCGCGAACTAATGGAAATCGAAGAGGAATACCGTCGCTTACAGCGGCGTGCCGAGTATCTGATCTCGGAATTAAGCCGTGGAACGGGAGAACATTCGCAAGAAGTCGCCGTCACGCATGAGCGTCCGTTAAAACAACGTCGCGTCAACCAACGGTACCCGCTAGAAGTCTACGTGCACCAAATCAGCGATTTGATGCGCGAGCGTGAATCGATGACAGCACGCGACATCCAAATGGAGCTTGAATTGCGTTACCGTCACCAAATTAGTAACATCTACCAATTGATGGCGAAAGTCGAACAGGCAAACCCTGCCATCAAAAAAGTCGGGCGCGGTATCTATACATATGATCCAGCTGCTGAAGTACCAATCTTCATGTAA
- a CDS encoding N-acetylmuramoyl-L-alanine amidase: MGKLPKTLRTALVLSLVSGCFASTSSTVSAASGTTFTKTSYQTTDALNLRSSNSTSSKKLLTIPKTTKVTSSYRKGSWYKLSYKGKTGYVTGSYLKKIESGTSFSKTSYKTTDALSLRSAATTSSTRLLTIPKGAGVQSSFKSGNWYKVIYANKTGYVSGSYLKKVTTPAKTTVYTTTDRLNFRSSPSTSGNVLTTIPSGTAVHSLAVKSNWHTVQYQGKTGYVMGTYLKKGTSVPASTTGNVDYSGSKMYVLIPSGNSVALRASASTLSGQIARLGRGTPVVVTNPRHQTKGFVAVRTASGQSGYVDATYLTLFQPAPSNRPLLVLDPGHGGHDAGAVRYGVAERDIVLAVTKQVAERLAGKVDVTMSRYTNDYYPSLGERSALANSHATTAFVSVHINASTSMQAYGAETFYYKGASSINLARNVQQRLVSYAGMRDRSVHYANYAVIRGTKAPSILAELGFLSNSADRAKLTNASYQSRYAQAIADGILASL; the protein is encoded by the coding sequence ATGGGCAAATTACCTAAAACACTTCGGACCGCTCTAGTACTTTCGTTGGTATCCGGTTGCTTCGCCTCTACTTCTTCTACTGTATCGGCTGCTTCTGGTACAACCTTTACGAAAACCTCGTATCAGACGACGGATGCTTTGAATCTACGTAGCTCGAATTCGACGTCTTCTAAAAAATTGTTGACGATCCCAAAGACGACGAAAGTCACCTCGAGCTATCGAAAAGGCTCTTGGTATAAGTTGTCATATAAAGGAAAAACGGGCTATGTGACTGGATCTTATCTGAAAAAGATCGAGAGTGGCACTTCTTTTTCGAAGACGTCTTATAAGACGACGGATGCGCTATCCTTACGCAGTGCGGCAACGACATCTTCCACTCGATTACTGACGATTCCTAAAGGCGCCGGTGTACAATCAAGTTTCAAAAGCGGGAATTGGTACAAAGTGATCTATGCAAATAAGACGGGTTATGTTTCTGGCTCTTATTTAAAGAAAGTGACTACACCAGCCAAAACGACGGTCTATACGACGACGGATCGCTTGAATTTCCGTTCGTCTCCTTCGACATCCGGAAACGTCCTGACGACGATTCCAAGTGGAACTGCCGTCCATTCCCTCGCCGTTAAATCGAATTGGCACACGGTCCAGTACCAAGGGAAAACGGGGTATGTCATGGGAACGTATCTGAAGAAAGGGACTTCCGTTCCTGCCTCGACGACTGGAAACGTCGATTATAGTGGTTCAAAGATGTATGTGTTGATCCCGTCAGGCAATAGTGTCGCGCTTCGTGCGAGCGCGTCGACGCTCAGTGGTCAAATCGCTCGTCTTGGACGCGGTACTCCTGTCGTCGTCACGAATCCGCGTCATCAAACGAAAGGCTTCGTTGCTGTCCGGACGGCAAGTGGTCAAAGCGGTTATGTCGATGCGACGTATCTGACGTTGTTCCAACCGGCACCATCGAATCGTCCACTTCTCGTCCTTGATCCGGGTCACGGCGGACACGACGCAGGTGCAGTTCGTTACGGCGTTGCTGAACGCGACATCGTCCTTGCTGTCACGAAACAAGTTGCCGAGCGTCTTGCCGGAAAAGTCGATGTGACGATGTCACGCTATACGAACGACTACTATCCGTCACTTGGAGAGCGAAGTGCCCTTGCGAACAGTCATGCAACGACTGCTTTCGTCAGTGTCCACATCAATGCTTCAACGAGTATGCAAGCATACGGAGCAGAGACCTTCTACTATAAAGGCGCATCTTCGATCAACCTTGCTCGTAATGTCCAACAACGCCTCGTCTCCTACGCCGGCATGCGCGACCGAAGCGTTCACTATGCGAACTATGCCGTCATTCGTGGTACGAAAGCACCGTCGATTCTAGCGGAACTCGGGTTCCTCTCGAACAGCGCGGATCGTGCGAAACTGACGAACGCATCGTATCAGTCACGTTACGCGCAAGCAATCGCAGACGGTATTCTCGCCTCACTTTAA
- the pgmB gene encoding beta-phosphoglucomutase — MAPTIEAVIFDLDGVITDTAEYHYLAWKQLGEDLDIPFDREFNETLKGVSRMDSLERILALGGKQNAFSEEEKLALAAKKNEHYVTLIQHISEQDLLPGITAFLDEIRNAGLKIGMASASKNALMVVEALKVRHYFDDIVDAATVAQSKPHPEVFLRAAEALDVEPSRCIGVEDATAGITAIHAAGMYAVGVGPESALHEADYRVDSTDLLSLEQILASRSFV; from the coding sequence ATGGCACCAACGATCGAAGCGGTCATTTTTGATTTAGACGGCGTAATTACCGATACAGCAGAGTATCATTACTTAGCGTGGAAACAACTTGGAGAGGATTTGGATATCCCGTTCGACCGGGAATTCAATGAGACATTAAAAGGTGTCAGCCGGATGGATTCACTCGAGCGTATCCTTGCGCTTGGTGGAAAACAGAACGCTTTTTCGGAGGAAGAGAAGCTAGCACTTGCTGCGAAGAAAAACGAACACTACGTCACATTGATCCAACATATCTCTGAACAGGATCTTCTTCCTGGAATCACTGCATTCCTCGATGAAATCCGAAACGCTGGACTGAAGATCGGAATGGCGTCCGCCTCTAAAAATGCGCTGATGGTCGTCGAGGCACTAAAGGTCCGACACTATTTCGATGACATCGTAGACGCTGCGACCGTTGCACAATCGAAACCACACCCTGAAGTGTTTCTCCGTGCTGCAGAAGCACTCGACGTCGAACCGAGCCGTTGCATCGGTGTAGAAGATGCGACAGCTGGCATCACTGCCATCCACGCTGCCGGCATGTATGCCGTCGGAGTTGGACCGGAGTCGGCGCTCCATGAGGCAGACTATCGTGTCGATTCGACAGATTTGCTATCCCTTGAGCAAATCCTCGCTAGTCGCTCCTTTGTCTGA
- the secA2 gene encoding accessory Sec system translocase SecA2, which yields MFQRVKQLLNDQSRRIHRYEKIVTTINSLEREMEQTSDQALRELTASLRERLQAGERIDAITPMAFALVREASKRTLGLRHYDVQLMGGLALLEGQIAEMATGEGKTLVASLASFTQALHGKGVHVITVNEYLAQRDAEQIGQIHRFLGLQVGINSAEATFEEKRIAYAADITYGVGTEFGFDYLRDHLIMEPTERLQRPLHFALIDEVDSILIDEAKTPLIMAERDSVHEGLQQLVRHVVQTFEDERDYTFDEEIKAVALTDQGIETIEEAFAIDHLFAAEHSVLFHYVIQALRAHVVLKRDVDYIVKDQKIALVDLFTGRLMEGRSLSDGLHQALEAKEDVPVTEENRTTAQITIQHYFRLYHQVAGMTGTAATSREEFQKTYGMDVVTIPSNRPKIRIDAEDVIFATRDEKLEAIALATKSAHVTGRPVLIGTSSIEQSLRVAKTLDTHGLTYEILNAKTVDQEVRIIASAGQAGRITIATNMAGRGTDILLDETAQQQGGLFVIGTERHESIRIDNQLRGRAGRQGDPGLTQFYLSLEDELPRRFARDRLARVQQKVRDASGPLASRDVRDLLQFAQSTCESVNRSVRDELVQLEEVISEQRQAIYHLRNRIVDVTSLEDIVQPFAGRVLPSIIDQTLSDDLVPEEWPLALVTTELEQLLHQPVTLERLETIDEMQRQLEPLIADTEALLVAHVAAEKETVKRFILLALDEQWTRHLTAMNSLKEGIHLRSYGQEQPVRIFEREGMDYFEYAIASFEKQVLSGICRAEQTHDSEGELHHAHVE from the coding sequence ATGTTTCAACGTGTTAAACAGTTGTTGAATGATCAAAGTCGAAGAATTCATCGTTATGAAAAAATCGTAACGACGATCAATAGCCTAGAACGAGAAATGGAACAAACATCCGATCAAGCGTTACGTGAATTGACCGCCTCATTACGTGAGCGGCTACAAGCCGGAGAACGAATCGATGCAATCACACCAATGGCATTCGCCCTTGTCCGAGAAGCGAGTAAACGAACGCTCGGCTTACGGCATTACGATGTTCAGCTCATGGGCGGTCTGGCGTTACTTGAAGGACAAATCGCCGAGATGGCGACCGGTGAAGGAAAGACGCTTGTTGCTTCACTCGCGAGCTTCACTCAGGCGCTTCACGGAAAAGGTGTCCACGTCATTACCGTCAATGAGTATCTGGCACAACGCGATGCGGAGCAAATCGGTCAGATTCACCGATTTTTAGGGTTACAGGTCGGAATCAATTCTGCTGAAGCTACGTTTGAGGAAAAACGGATCGCCTACGCTGCAGACATTACATACGGTGTCGGGACTGAATTCGGGTTCGATTACCTGCGCGATCATCTAATCATGGAGCCGACGGAACGTCTGCAACGTCCGCTTCATTTCGCCTTGATCGACGAAGTCGATAGCATTTTAATCGATGAAGCGAAAACGCCACTCATCATGGCGGAACGAGACAGTGTCCACGAAGGGTTACAGCAACTCGTCCGTCATGTCGTCCAGACCTTCGAAGACGAGCGGGATTATACGTTCGACGAAGAGATTAAAGCGGTCGCCTTGACTGACCAGGGGATCGAGACGATCGAAGAGGCGTTTGCGATCGATCATCTGTTTGCTGCTGAGCACTCCGTCCTCTTCCATTACGTCATTCAAGCCTTACGTGCTCATGTCGTCCTCAAGCGGGATGTCGACTATATCGTCAAGGATCAAAAAATCGCGCTCGTCGACCTCTTCACGGGTCGTCTGATGGAAGGACGCAGTCTATCCGACGGGTTACATCAGGCACTTGAAGCAAAAGAAGATGTTCCCGTCACGGAAGAGAACCGGACGACAGCACAAATCACGATTCAGCATTATTTCCGTCTCTATCATCAGGTGGCAGGAATGACGGGCACAGCGGCGACGTCACGGGAGGAGTTCCAAAAGACGTACGGGATGGATGTCGTGACGATTCCATCGAATCGACCGAAAATCCGGATCGATGCGGAGGACGTCATTTTTGCGACGCGTGACGAAAAATTAGAAGCGATCGCGCTGGCGACGAAATCGGCACACGTCACGGGACGACCAGTTCTGATCGGTACTTCATCGATTGAACAGTCCTTACGCGTTGCGAAGACACTTGATACACACGGACTCACCTACGAGATCCTGAACGCAAAAACCGTCGATCAGGAAGTCCGGATCATCGCTTCAGCCGGACAAGCCGGTCGAATCACGATCGCCACGAACATGGCAGGTCGCGGAACGGATATTTTACTTGATGAAACGGCACAACAACAAGGCGGCTTGTTCGTCATCGGAACAGAACGCCATGAATCAATCCGGATCGACAACCAACTCCGGGGTCGGGCAGGTCGCCAAGGCGATCCCGGATTGACGCAATTTTATCTCTCGCTCGAAGATGAACTGCCTCGTCGTTTCGCGCGCGACCGTCTCGCACGCGTGCAACAAAAAGTACGGGATGCTTCCGGTCCACTGGCTTCACGTGACGTTCGGGATCTATTGCAGTTCGCTCAGTCGACGTGTGAATCCGTCAATCGGAGTGTTCGGGATGAACTCGTTCAGCTCGAAGAAGTCATCAGCGAACAACGACAAGCAATCTATCATCTCCGCAACAGAATCGTTGATGTGACGTCACTTGAAGACATCGTCCAACCGTTTGCCGGACGTGTCTTGCCGTCGATCATCGACCAAACACTTTCTGACGATCTCGTCCCGGAAGAATGGCCGCTGGCTCTCGTCACGACAGAACTCGAGCAACTGTTGCATCAACCGGTCACGTTGGAACGACTGGAAACGATCGACGAGATGCAACGCCAACTTGAACCGCTGATTGCTGACACCGAAGCCTTACTCGTTGCCCATGTTGCGGCTGAAAAAGAAACCGTCAAACGCTTCATCCTCCTTGCACTGGATGAGCAATGGACGCGCCACTTAACTGCCATGAACAGCTTAAAAGAAGGAATCCACCTCCGAAGTTACGGACAAGAACAACCAGTCCGCATCTTTGAGCGGGAAGGCATGGATTACTTCGAATATGCCATAGCGAGTTTCGAAAAGCAGGTCCTTTCTGGCATCTGCCGCGCCGAACAGACACACGATAGCGAAGGAGAACTGCATCATGCACACGTCGAATGA
- a CDS encoding SLAP domain-containing protein gives MHTSNEVFRPPLYFTEDMPIVKEDEYVFRHVAKQLPELQVNQMAIHLFQVLSRRPLQVIALFQNTLSRSFHLNDLVVLALSGDELVARKVLSIEEVSVILPMATLPLWLTFEEDDCFVALEQLTEPLQLVFSSETLTEIFIDDDFTEPEQRMIRQVAYSHPTPPADGWSLLPVSIMREPDTVTATVLVRNASDQTLTLEALTFELMDDETPLADVTHPGLSLPAHSQHAIRLRFAYTATDVPAFGLRYLPPSS, from the coding sequence ATGCACACGTCGAATGAAGTGTTCCGTCCCCCGCTCTATTTCACGGAGGACATGCCGATCGTCAAGGAAGACGAATACGTCTTTCGTCACGTCGCGAAACAACTACCTGAGTTACAGGTCAATCAGATGGCGATCCATCTGTTTCAAGTCTTATCGCGTCGTCCGCTTCAAGTCATTGCCTTATTCCAAAACACGTTGTCTCGGTCGTTCCATCTGAATGATCTTGTCGTCCTTGCGCTCTCCGGTGACGAACTCGTCGCTCGCAAAGTCCTCAGTATCGAAGAAGTTTCCGTCATACTCCCGATGGCGACGTTGCCGCTCTGGTTGACGTTTGAAGAAGATGACTGTTTCGTCGCCCTCGAACAGTTGACGGAACCGCTACAACTCGTCTTCTCAAGCGAGACGCTGACTGAGATTTTCATCGACGATGACTTCACGGAACCCGAGCAACGGATGATTCGTCAAGTCGCTTATTCGCACCCGACACCTCCAGCAGATGGCTGGTCTCTCTTACCGGTCTCGATCATGCGCGAGCCGGATACTGTGACGGCGACCGTCCTCGTCCGTAATGCCAGCGATCAGACACTGACGCTCGAGGCGCTAACGTTCGAATTGATGGATGACGAGACGCCACTCGCAGACGTCACCCATCCTGGCTTGTCCTTACCTGCTCATAGCCAACATGCGATCCGTCTCCGTTTCGCCTACACCGCAACAGATGTCCCTGCATTCGGTCTCCGTTATCTTCCTCCCTCTTCCTAA
- a CDS encoding Asp23/Gls24 family envelope stress response protein, which yields MSYNLNNADGVVNVSQQVIEVIAGVAVQETEGIAFTADDSKLQEKQMVKLVKVEDVGGDITVSLSVHIKYGMSIIKTAGKVQERIAQDMENMLAFQPKAINVRVIGLLKG from the coding sequence ATGTCATATAATTTAAATAATGCGGACGGTGTCGTGAACGTCTCGCAACAAGTCATCGAGGTCATCGCAGGGGTAGCCGTTCAAGAAACGGAAGGTATCGCCTTTACAGCAGATGATTCGAAACTGCAGGAAAAACAGATGGTCAAACTCGTAAAAGTCGAAGATGTCGGTGGCGACATCACGGTCAGTCTGTCCGTGCATATCAAATACGGCATGTCGATCATCAAGACAGCTGGAAAAGTCCAAGAACGGATCGCACAAGACATGGAAAACATGCTCGCGTTCCAACCAAAAGCAATCAACGTCCGCGTCATCGGACTCTTAAAAGGATAA